Within the Montipora foliosa isolate CH-2021 chromosome 11, ASM3666993v2, whole genome shotgun sequence genome, the region TAGCGTGTCGGACTCTCTGtctaaactcttgttcttaggccatcgtagctccctattgtttacgatatatatatagtttttaaaaattgtaacggtcacttttgaaaatgtgtgttgactagcatacgaaacgtcaagttttataaaaatgcgttggaatacaatgtttatcaccgctgtttgtgttattttctctgTCTAAAGCTTAAGGTCTGTGAGCACCGGATCAAGTGTAAGGACGATCAGCAACTTTAGGTCTTGTTCTCTGACCTTCTCTGTTATCGTGTTACTCGTTCTCTGTCCTCTCAGTACAGTACAGTGAACATGGTGAAAACGAATCGAAAAAGCTAAAAGAACTTTGATGTAACGCGAATAGTTCGTCCACTGCGAGTTGTTACAGCTCGAAGAAAAGTCATTTCGTCCTCCAGGTCACTGTCTACAGTTGCAGGAAGTTCGCTTTCAGATTCTGTGTCGTACTCAGATTCTTGTTCATCGTCTGTGTCTTtctggttttcttcttcttgacgCTTCCTGTTGCTTTCAACGACTTCAACAGGACATCCCAAGTCACCTGCAGCGTCCACATGTCCCAGAGTTCTCTCCcaagaaaactgaaagatcCAGGAGATTTAGGATCAACGAAGTAAACAACCCCTTCTAAAACACGAAACTGCTATTCGCTGACTTCGCCCTCCGACATTGTAGCTAGGTCgtggaaatgaaataaagattcCTGATGGTTGGTGTCAAAGGTCGCGTCAGCTTATTTTTGGATCTGATGTCATACACTACGCAACGGGTCATACTAAACCCTTTTGTTTGTTGTCACACAAGATGAAGAAAACCGACTTCGTAGCCCTTTGTAGGGTCTACGTAAGTAGCCGTTCACggaaaaaatataatttttcacgttgttattgtAAGATAGTTTTGTGCTGGTATGTAGATTTCGTTGGCATCCAggttacatatttatgctaagtAGTTAATATTTAAGGAGTTTGTCCGTTAGGAGTTGTCACTTCGACGGCATCTCCGCTTTTGATCAGTTCATTTcggaaattttgtttttagttattttcagtGTTTATTACTATCCTAGGGCAATTTATGTctgatcaataaacgagatgcccccTCCTATGACTGGTGTTTTCTTCCTTATACTaagttataaattattttgttttcgtttcactgCAGAGTGATTAGATAACAAGGTTCGTTTTCGTGTTTGTTATCACGGATAtcggaaaattatttctctttttcacgTATCACGACAATCATATCATTCACGGTTcacgaattttattttttttagattacGGATCACAGAACATAAATTCGGTCGATCACGTTTCACGCGAAACCCCATTATGGCCCCTCTTTGATTTCGTTTGTTGCCAACTTGAGAAATTTTCTTTGTGGTGTGTTAATCTCTTGTAGAAACTGTCTGCAAACCACTCTAGTTTGTAGGTAACGTTGCATCACTAGGGCGTATATACAGCGAGCACGTGCTTGAAAGTCACCGATTGACTTACGGGAAACAACACTGACCGCCGCTCGACTTCTTTGGACTCACGCTACAGCTATTAAAAGGTGGTGCTATCTCGGTGTGTTCAAAATTATGTAATACTTGAGCTTGGTGGGCCTGTGGCTGCCCGCAGACAGGCGGAACTATCTTTGTAACACCTCCGCAACAATTTTCCCCAAATGCCAGCCAGTCTGTAATTCATTTTCTTATATAGATTGCGCACTCAAAGTGCCTTATCTTTGGCGCGCGCGCGCGTGTGTGTTCTGAGCCTTTGTGACGTCAAAGTCTGAAATTACTTTCAGAGGAAAATTGAAACAATTAATTTGATTCAACCTAATTAAGATCTTGATTGTTTTATGACTTCGTAACAAGTGTCTTAAAGCGATGGATGAAGGAGATTCTCCATTCAAATTCCACGACCTTCCCGATGCTATAATATTACAGGTATTTAAAAAATTTACAATCAAAGAACGTCTCTCACTGCGTCGAGTTTGTTGGAAATGGCACCATCTTCTCAACGACTATAGTGTTTGGAAAAGAATCGACTTTAGAGAGGATAGCTCTTTATCAAACAAAGTGAACAATCAAATTCTTCTCAGCTGGATAGCTGCTTGGGGAAAAACCATCCAGTACATCAACGTTTGTGACTGCAAATGGCTCACAGATTTTGTCATCCAAAACATTGCGGCGAACTGCGTTGACCTGCGAGGCATTAACATTGAGGGCTGTTTTCAAGTGTCCGACAACGGTATGGATGCGATAGCCGGTAATTGTCCCCGATTGAGAAAAATCAATTTATTTCTTAGTGGTGTTTCAGAGGAAGGCTTTTCAAGACTGCTCAGGCAATGCCCTGATTTGGAAAGCATCAAGCTTGGGAGCCGAGGCAACTGTCATCGCATGTTAGTATCGGTATGTCACAACGTGAAGAACTTGAAGATGATCTCAATACATGACGTCATTCCCTTCGATGAGGGCGAGCCAGTTGTTGACGATTTGTCACTATGGAGATTATGCTCCTGTTTTCCGTTTTTGACAGCTATGGACCTCACGTGGTGCTGTTTTATCACTGATGATGCACT harbors:
- the LOC137975469 gene encoding F-box/LRR-repeat protein 15-like, producing MDEGDSPFKFHDLPDAIILQVFKKFTIKERLSLRRVCWKWHHLLNDYSVWKRIDFREDSSLSNKVNNQILLSWIAAWGKTIQYINVCDCKWLTDFVIQNIAANCVDLRGINIEGCFQVSDNGMDAIAGNCPRLRKINLFLSGVSEEGFSRLLRQCPDLESIKLGSRGNCHRMLVSVCHNVKNLKMISIHDVIPFDEGEPVVDDLSLWRLCSCFPFLTAMDLTWCCFITDDALLAVSLCCRNLASFTIRECHQISDRGIRAVLQVCHESLETVHLERLYNITDVLCLSPDELSPFPKLTHLKVIDTSISDIGVTKIVERSPNLESLVVGEHCFNPYNLHGGFICTVAETCKKLKQLRSYSGRMKDSFLIAISDNLPLITDLYLGDCRDCSSEALSKVITSCRWLRVLNIQNCINATSDTMALISRHLNNLRELEILNCKSITTLDVLELKRSLPRCDIRY